In Leptospira harrisiae, a genomic segment contains:
- the yajC gene encoding preprotein translocase subunit YajC — protein sequence MLNFNFLTTDILILAQEEGAKSSLQSLIIIPIMLVAMYFLVILPNKKEEKKRKEMITNLQKGDNVVTNSGLHGKIVEFKDNNETVVLSVAANTNVTFETSAILKKKA from the coding sequence ATGCTCAATTTTAACTTTTTAACAACAGATATCCTAATCCTTGCCCAAGAAGAGGGTGCAAAGTCGTCTCTACAGTCACTCATTATCATTCCGATCATGTTAGTTGCTATGTATTTTCTTGTGATCCTTCCTAACAAAAAAGAAGAGAAAAAAAGAAAAGAGATGATCACTAATCTCCAAAAAGGAGACAACGTTGTCACAAACAGTGGTCTCCATGGTAAGATCGTTGAGTTCAAAGACAACAATGAAACAGTTGTTCTCAGTGTTGCTGCGAACACAAACGTCACTTTTGAAACTAGCGCTATTCTGAAGAAGAAAGCCTAA
- a CDS encoding SRP-less Sec system protein has protein sequence MKKLFLISFTFCFSVSLLAQEGLDFLDKVNDKPKSTTTKPKEETIGTTTKKQTNIVTTTGVTTGKKKRSKKKSKQNQLTAETLPQNPSVVTNNLNTNPTVTDKSIPNIEKQPTVVEEEEVASNGMWMDSNVSVEPTGLPGFSADLKIGKTESGNVETNLSPSKDSGKSLFNFSDFFAKYKKAMMILGIIILFAFYRLRSARPGSSSRSYRR, from the coding sequence ATGAAAAAACTCTTTTTAATCTCTTTTACATTCTGTTTTTCTGTTTCCCTCTTGGCTCAAGAAGGTTTGGATTTTTTAGATAAGGTAAATGATAAACCAAAATCAACAACCACCAAACCAAAAGAAGAGACAATTGGAACCACAACCAAAAAACAAACAAACATTGTGACCACTACTGGTGTTACAACGGGAAAAAAGAAGAGATCTAAAAAGAAGTCCAAACAAAACCAACTCACTGCGGAAACACTTCCGCAAAACCCGAGTGTGGTGACAAATAATCTAAACACGAACCCTACGGTTACGGACAAATCCATACCGAACATAGAAAAACAACCTACGGTCGTAGAAGAAGAGGAAGTGGCTAGTAACGGAATGTGGATGGATTCCAATGTTTCCGTAGAACCAACAGGACTGCCTGGGTTTTCTGCGGATCTAAAAATTGGAAAAACTGAAAGTGGAAACGTCGAAACAAATCTTTCTCCGAGCAAAGATTCCGGAAAATCACTTTTTAATTTCTCTGATTTTTTTGCTAAATATAAGAAAGCGATGATGATCCTAGGGATTATCATACTCTTTGCGTTTTATAGACTTAGATCCGCTCGCCCGGGATCTAGCAGTCGTTCTTATAGAAGATAA
- the secD gene encoding protein translocase subunit SecD, whose protein sequence is MQSYRLLILPFLILAVSFTILYPNFADRTLKIVVREDVYSLPEADQKTLVNGLFERWAKDYGKTSGWTIEPQGTLPPKENPFYTVKGRFITSAKINQISQENQSLVSESKNKLEPTWIENTIRGGKSLSIKLGLDLQGGMRVVLKGDFDDYTSKLKDLYAKELTELNLTLSNPTIKPEEKEKAKSRLAEIESSFDLSPMRKIVELEKAKMIIDNRLTTQNLTEPQVRIQKEQDAIEVSLPGVSNSAAILEILQNTETVEYRLEEPTPFLYKSQIADNERRMMDLGKRENTDIFLFQELVKNKMGKKAQDEFLEGLEKKYNIPKDFKVYAMWARGNAAKSALLPRSFVVLERKIALSGNDMTNAQPSYNSNSYGWMVSFTLTPNGAEKFFDLTSQNRGRNLAIVWGDKVISNPVINDPIAGGRAEISGSFSEQEAIRLANVISEGALPIPLSVLEMRFIGPTLGIESIEVGVKAVAIGFFLVMVYMIFYYRLGGFIADLSLLVNLIILAALLTLMDFTLTLPGIAGIILTAGMAVDANVIIYERIREEIEEGRALSIAVTRGFENAFWTIMDANVTTLIAGILMIRLGNGPIKGFAITLCWGIVTTLFTSLFLSRLFMELTVNRLGIHHLNLRPFFFGKKETTNA, encoded by the coding sequence TTGCAATCGTATCGACTATTGATTCTTCCTTTTTTGATTTTGGCAGTTTCCTTTACAATTTTGTATCCGAATTTTGCCGATCGTACTTTAAAAATCGTTGTGAGAGAGGATGTTTACTCTCTTCCAGAAGCAGACCAAAAAACATTGGTTAATGGGCTGTTTGAACGTTGGGCGAAAGATTATGGCAAAACTTCTGGATGGACCATAGAACCACAAGGAACACTTCCTCCTAAAGAAAATCCTTTTTATACGGTAAAGGGTCGATTTATCACTTCAGCAAAGATCAATCAAATTTCTCAAGAAAACCAATCTTTAGTGAGTGAATCTAAAAATAAACTTGAGCCCACTTGGATTGAAAATACAATTCGCGGTGGTAAATCTTTGTCTATTAAATTGGGATTAGATTTACAAGGTGGAATGAGAGTTGTACTCAAAGGTGACTTTGATGACTATACATCCAAACTCAAAGATCTTTATGCAAAAGAATTAACTGAGCTCAACCTAACACTTAGTAATCCAACTATAAAACCAGAAGAAAAAGAAAAAGCAAAGTCACGGCTCGCCGAAATTGAATCTAGTTTTGATCTTTCACCAATGCGTAAGATTGTTGAACTAGAAAAAGCAAAGATGATTATTGACAATCGTCTTACGACTCAAAACCTAACAGAGCCACAAGTTCGTATTCAAAAAGAACAGGATGCGATCGAAGTTTCCCTACCAGGTGTTTCTAACTCAGCAGCCATTTTAGAAATTTTACAAAATACGGAAACGGTTGAGTATCGTTTAGAAGAACCAACACCTTTCCTTTATAAAAGCCAAATTGCGGATAATGAACGCCGTATGATGGATTTAGGAAAAAGAGAGAACACGGATATTTTTCTCTTTCAAGAACTTGTAAAAAACAAAATGGGTAAAAAAGCCCAAGATGAGTTTTTAGAAGGGTTAGAGAAAAAATACAATATTCCAAAAGACTTCAAAGTATATGCAATGTGGGCTCGTGGAAATGCAGCCAAATCGGCACTTTTGCCTCGTAGTTTTGTGGTTTTGGAACGTAAAATTGCCTTATCTGGAAATGATATGACCAATGCCCAACCATCTTATAACTCCAATTCCTATGGATGGATGGTAAGTTTTACTCTCACTCCTAATGGGGCAGAAAAGTTTTTTGATCTTACTTCACAAAACCGTGGCCGTAACCTAGCAATTGTTTGGGGGGATAAGGTGATTTCAAATCCTGTTATCAATGACCCAATCGCTGGTGGACGTGCTGAAATTTCAGGAAGTTTCTCTGAACAAGAAGCCATTCGATTGGCAAACGTAATTTCAGAAGGAGCACTTCCTATCCCACTTTCTGTTTTGGAAATGAGATTCATTGGACCAACTCTTGGAATTGAATCCATCGAAGTGGGTGTAAAAGCTGTTGCCATAGGATTTTTCCTAGTGATGGTTTATATGATATTTTATTACAGGTTAGGTGGATTTATTGCAGACCTTTCTCTATTAGTAAACCTTATCATTTTAGCGGCACTTCTAACTTTGATGGACTTTACGTTGACTCTTCCAGGGATTGCCGGGATCATTCTGACAGCAGGTATGGCTGTTGATGCGAACGTAATCATATATGAAAGGATACGTGAAGAAATTGAAGAGGGAAGGGCACTTTCCATCGCAGTCACACGTGGTTTTGAAAATGCATTTTGGACCATTATGGACGCGAACGTAACCACACTCATTGCAGGGATTTTAATGATTCGTCTTGGAAATGGACCAATCAAAGGTTTTGCGATCACTCTTTGTTGGGGGATTGTGACAACTCTATTTACTTCTCTTTTCCTCTCACGGTTGTTTATGGAACTTACTGTTAACCGATTGGGAATCCATCATTTAAACTTAAGGCCTTTCTTCTTTGGAAAAAAGGAGACTACAAATGCGTAA
- the secF gene encoding protein translocase subunit SecF: MRNINFTKYKYFTLSFSFLAIVFGFVVTFAKYGGFAHSLDFNGGLRTVVELPADKTRSDLDGYFQSKNIEAVVILLEKDKNIYQLDIGLGSLDTIETLYKEIPEENRESSTSAIDRFVQLVRYEYKLPKEKILSADQVGAVVGGELTEVGITLLLTTLAIILLYLSIRSQFKFALASSIALVHDILMTLALIGFLQIKPSVPIIAALLTLLGYSINDKIVVFDRIRENAHGKDNLALSNIINVSITQTLGRTINTSFTTMISVVAIIVGGAVELYDFAFILLFGVIVGTYSSIYIAAPISEIYDQLRKKKFA, translated from the coding sequence ATGCGTAATATCAATTTCACAAAGTATAAATACTTTACTCTTAGTTTTTCATTTTTAGCGATTGTTTTTGGTTTTGTTGTAACTTTTGCTAAATACGGCGGATTTGCTCACTCTCTTGATTTTAATGGTGGACTACGAACTGTTGTGGAACTTCCTGCGGATAAAACTCGTAGTGATTTGGATGGATACTTTCAGTCCAAAAACATTGAAGCCGTCGTGATTCTTTTGGAAAAAGATAAAAATATTTATCAATTGGACATCGGACTAGGTTCTTTAGATACAATTGAAACTTTGTATAAGGAAATTCCGGAAGAAAACCGTGAGTCTTCCACTTCTGCCATTGATCGTTTTGTTCAACTTGTACGTTACGAATATAAACTTCCGAAAGAAAAGATTCTTTCCGCAGACCAAGTAGGTGCAGTAGTTGGAGGAGAGTTGACAGAGGTGGGTATCACACTTCTACTCACAACACTTGCCATCATCCTTTTGTATTTGAGTATTCGTTCTCAGTTTAAGTTTGCTTTGGCTTCTTCCATTGCTCTGGTTCATGATATCCTTATGACTTTGGCACTCATTGGATTTTTACAAATCAAACCAAGTGTTCCTATCATTGCGGCACTTCTCACACTCCTTGGTTATTCCATTAACGATAAAATCGTGGTATTTGACCGAATTAGAGAAAACGCACATGGAAAAGACAATTTAGCTCTTTCCAATATCATCAATGTTTCGATCACACAAACCTTGGGTAGAACCATCAATACTTCTTTTACAACAATGATTTCTGTTGTGGCAATCATTGTGGGTGGGGCAGTCGAATTGTATGATTTTGCTTTCATTCTACTTTTTGGGGTAATTGTCGGAACCTATTCTTCAATCTATATTGCGGCACCTATTTCTGAGATTTACGACCAACTCAGGAAGAAAAAATTCGCATAA
- a CDS encoding dihydrofolate reductase family protein has translation MDAEKRKETYSLHSLLGFLAMGKTGANPPVSAVLTDETGSILASAHTQKFGGNHAERELYSRYPSAGESQFLSVSLEPCTHFGKTPPCRDLVIEKKPKEIKLGWKDPNPLVTSGDWEKYTESGISVTLDPMLAKVSLPFLQGFLHRIQTGRPWVWIKAATSIEGNYASKEKKKERVSSEEMDLYLQVLRAKMDAIAVGPGTVISDSPSLHFRITDEMVLTQKPGQRVTELEPFFEAGSGLISSLLSYTKDSEKLHRLEEEVYQPFRIFCLDPNHLPSDVFFAKQRELTEKFGVKKCIFFILIEDNSESISKELEEQIKMVSPYEAVFIDSNEGDKFLEILGELGINTLLCEAGSFFPNFLQNELSEEDRILEIRNEKKSIPDGIPFIFHNEPLISEYKVGTNRIFIRKPQRSH, from the coding sequence ATGGATGCAGAGAAACGGAAGGAAACTTATTCTCTGCATTCCCTACTTGGGTTTTTGGCAATGGGAAAAACCGGAGCCAATCCTCCCGTCTCTGCTGTTTTAACTGATGAAACAGGCTCCATTCTTGCCAGTGCACATACCCAAAAATTTGGTGGGAACCATGCCGAAAGGGAACTTTATTCACGTTATCCGAGTGCTGGTGAAAGCCAATTCCTTTCTGTTAGTTTAGAACCCTGTACCCATTTTGGAAAAACACCACCTTGCCGCGATTTGGTGATTGAAAAAAAACCTAAAGAAATCAAACTCGGTTGGAAAGATCCGAATCCTTTAGTGACTTCGGGAGATTGGGAAAAGTATACAGAGTCTGGAATTTCTGTTACATTGGATCCCATGCTCGCAAAGGTTTCCCTACCTTTTTTACAAGGTTTTTTACACCGAATCCAAACGGGAAGGCCTTGGGTTTGGATCAAAGCAGCCACATCCATTGAAGGTAATTATGCTTCGAAAGAGAAAAAAAAGGAACGTGTGAGTTCAGAGGAAATGGATTTATATTTGCAGGTTCTCCGTGCGAAAATGGATGCAATCGCTGTTGGTCCAGGAACCGTAATTTCCGATTCTCCCTCCCTTCATTTTCGAATTACAGATGAGATGGTTCTTACGCAGAAACCAGGACAAAGAGTTACCGAATTAGAACCTTTTTTTGAAGCGGGATCTGGACTCATATCTTCGTTATTATCCTATACAAAAGATTCTGAAAAATTACATCGTTTAGAGGAAGAAGTATACCAACCATTTCGTATCTTTTGTTTGGATCCAAACCATCTTCCCTCTGATGTTTTTTTTGCAAAACAAAGGGAACTGACTGAAAAGTTTGGAGTGAAAAAATGTATTTTTTTTATATTAATCGAGGACAATTCGGAATCTATCTCTAAAGAATTAGAGGAACAAATTAAGATGGTTTCCCCTTATGAAGCAGTTTTCATTGATTCGAATGAAGGTGATAAGTTTTTGGAAATTCTCGGAGAACTCGGCATCAATACTTTGTTATGTGAAGCCGGTAGTTTTTTCCCAAACTTCCTACAAAATGAACTTTCAGAGGAAGATCGAATTTTGGAGATTCGAAATGAAAAAAAATCGATTCCTGATGGAATTCCTTTTATTTTTCACAACGAACCACTGATTTCCGAATACAAAGTCGGAACAAACCGTATTTTTATCAGAAAACCGCAAAGGAGTCATTAA
- a CDS encoding riboflavin synthase: MFTGLVETLGKVITIKPIDSGIQFTIETEWENPDLKIGDSIAINGACMTVTEFSDLGNVFNFYASFKSLELTNLSRLGEGSSVNLERAMALGQRFGGHMVQGHVDGMAKVISRKQIEAEVEEFWVAIPKELQRYFVKKGSVTLDGISLTVVDVKDGNIQLILIPETMEKTNANSWKKDQWLNVEVDVLAKYIENYLEQRS; the protein is encoded by the coding sequence ATGTTTACAGGTCTTGTCGAAACCCTCGGAAAAGTAATCACTATAAAACCAATTGATTCGGGAATCCAATTCACAATCGAAACAGAATGGGAAAATCCTGATTTAAAAATAGGAGATTCCATTGCCATCAATGGAGCTTGTATGACAGTCACTGAGTTCAGTGATTTAGGGAATGTTTTTAATTTTTATGCATCTTTTAAATCTTTAGAATTAACCAACTTGTCTCGGTTAGGGGAAGGATCTTCTGTGAATTTAGAAAGAGCGATGGCGCTCGGACAAAGGTTTGGTGGTCATATGGTCCAAGGCCATGTGGACGGAATGGCAAAAGTCATCAGTAGAAAACAAATCGAAGCCGAAGTAGAAGAGTTCTGGGTGGCGATCCCAAAAGAACTACAACGTTATTTTGTTAAAAAAGGTTCTGTGACTTTAGATGGAATCAGCCTTACAGTTGTCGATGTGAAAGACGGAAATATCCAACTGATCCTGATTCCTGAGACGATGGAAAAAACAAATGCAAATTCCTGGAAAAAAGACCAATGGTTGAATGTAGAAGTGGATGTTCTTGCCAAATACATTGAAAATTATCTGGAACAGAGGTCTTGA
- a CDS encoding STAS domain-containing protein: MELKLNATGKIKTIEIAGKFDIESTEEFESIFAKIIEPNPSIVSIDMSRLDYIDSSGIGSLIKSLNSLKNKKGKLILVGMKPMIMNVFKLAKLDMFFEIMNEIDFRTKYVSDDDTDSEIDDLLKRN, encoded by the coding sequence GTGGAACTGAAACTAAACGCAACAGGAAAGATCAAAACCATAGAAATTGCTGGAAAATTCGATATAGAATCCACAGAGGAATTTGAATCTATCTTTGCAAAAATCATCGAACCAAATCCCAGTATTGTTTCTATCGATATGAGCCGTCTCGACTATATTGACTCTTCTGGAATTGGTTCTCTTATCAAAAGCCTCAATTCACTGAAAAACAAAAAAGGCAAACTCATCCTAGTGGGTATGAAACCCATGATTATGAACGTATTCAAATTAGCTAAACTAGATATGTTTTTTGAAATTATGAATGAAATAGATTTTCGAACCAAATATGTTTCTGATGACGACACTGATTCCGAAATCGACGATTTACTAAAACGGAACTAA